A single region of the Triticum dicoccoides isolate Atlit2015 ecotype Zavitan chromosome 2B, WEW_v2.0, whole genome shotgun sequence genome encodes:
- the LOC119361873 gene encoding uncharacterized protein LOC119361873, with amino-acid sequence MAKYVQSAPVSNEALQHKEFLLDSLYMEQRTELNTMETIILDSNLPQRFGCIAATDYAIYDGIGLDKKLVARAQGLNMAVGATNGTWSFCFNMVFVDERFTGSSLKVLGNLAEPYEGEWAILGGTGEFAYAQGVVTFKKIQEFENGKSRLRELQIRAVCVKFSSSLSLPVKMGPWGGNGGSIQDMTTGKPMRLESVTIHSDNSWIVYSLAFTYIDKLGKRRKEGPWGPDKGTSQTIEFGPKEYVREISGTIDTVISSLVITTNFKKYGPFGHEKGNRFSATVPENTCVVGFFARTGNALDAIGIYHGPIVV; translated from the exons ATGGCAAAGTATGTCCAGAGTGCTCCTGTTAGCAATGAAGCATTGCAGCACAAGGAGTTTCTCTTGGACAGCTTGTACATGGAGCAACGTACCGAACTGAATACCATGGAGACCATCATATTGGATTCCAATCTTCCTCAAAGGTTTGGCTGCATTGCGGCTACTGATTACGCCATATATGATGGCATTGGCCTCGACAAGAAGCTTGTTGCGCGTGCACAGGGGCTAAATATGGCGGTTGGTGCAACAAATGGAACCTGGTCGTTCTGTTTTAACATGGTGTTCGTCGATGAGAG GTTCACGGGCTCTAGCCTTAAGGTGCTTGGAAATTTGGCAGAACCGTATGAAGGTGAATGGGCAATCCTTGGAGGGACGGGTGAATTTGCCTATGCACAAGGTGTTGTAACCTTCAAGAAGATCCAAGAATTTGAAAACGGGAAAAGTAGGTTAAGGGAGCTTCAGATCCGTGCCGTGTGCGTCAAATTCTCGTCGTCCCTGTCATTG CCTGTAAAGATGGGGCCATGGGGCGGAAACGGAGGCTCCATTCAAGACATGACCACAGGAAAACCGATGCGCCTAGAAAGTGTGACAATTCATAGTGACAACAGCTGGATTGTCTACTCCCTTGCATTTACTTATATTGACAAACTTGGGAAGAGGCGCAAGGAGGGTCCTTGGGGTCCTGACAAAGGAACCAGTCAAACT ATTGAGTTTGGGCCTAAAGAGTATGTGAGGGAAATATCAGGGACCATTGACACTGTCATATCGTCACTTGTTATCACGACGAACTTCAAAAAGTATGGACCGTTTGGGCATGAGAAGGGTAATCGTTTCAGTGCTACTGTGCCAGAAAATACATGTGTTGTGGGATTCTTCGCCAGGACCGGGAATGCTCTAGATGCCATTGGTATTTACCATGGCCCCATTGTGGTTTGA
- the LOC119366887 gene encoding uncharacterized protein LOC119366887 encodes MAKYLQSAPVSQGALQHKEFLLDGLYMEQRPQGSPNPNEVIIVNPGLPMKFGCTAATDWTIYDGIGPDKKLVAHAQGVLTGAGATEGTWSLCFNMVFVDERFKGSSLKVLGNMSSPLEGEWAILGGTGEFAYAQGVVLFKIQKFYELQIRVLCLNFSSSLSLPIKMGPWGGNGGFPQDMTAGKPLRLRSMRINSGSRIFSLEFSYVDKLGKVRSEGPWGGSSGGNYQTIELGPKEFVKQISGTIDNLVTETVITSLVLVTNIRKYGPYGSVQGTSFDATVPENTCVVGFFGRSGGALDAIGIYHGPIAV; translated from the exons ATGGCTAAGTATTTACAGAGTGCTCCTGTTAGCCAGGGAGCATTGCAGCACAAGGAGTTTCTCTTAGATGGCTTGTACATGGAGCAGCGCCCCCAAGGATCGCCGAATCCGAACGAGGTCATTATAGTGAATCCTGGCCTTCCTATGAAGTTTGGCTGCACCGCGGCTACTGATTGGACAATATATGATGGCATTGGCCCCGACAAGAAGCTTGTGGCACATGCACAGGGGGTACTTACGGGTGCTGGTGCAACCGAAGGAACCTGGTCCCTTTGTTTTAACATGGTGTTCGTCGATGAGAG GTTCAAAGGTTCCAGCCTTAAGGTGCTTGGAAATATGAGCTCACCACTAGAAGGTGAATGGGCAATCCTTGGTGGGACGGGTGAGTTTGCCTATGCGCAAGGTGTTGTCTTGTTCAAGATCCAAAAGTTTTATGAGCTTCAGATCCGCGTCTTGTGCCTCAACTTCTCGTCATCCCTATCATTG CCTATAAAGATGGGGCCATGGGGCGGAAATGGAGGTTTCCCTCAAGACATGACCGCAGGAAAGCCGTTGCGTCTACGAAGTATGAGAATAAACAGTGGCTCGCGCATCTTTTCGCTTGAGTTTTCTTATGTCGACAAACTTGGGAAGGTCCGCTCTGAAGGTCCATGGGGTGGCAGCAGCGGAGGGAACTATCAGACT ATTGAGCTAGGCCCTAAAGAGTTTGTGAAGCAAATATCGGGGACAATTGACAACCTTGtgactgaaactgttataacttctcTTGTTCTCGTCACCAACATCAGAAAGTATGGGCCTTACGGAAGTGTGCAGGGCACAAGTTTTGATGCCACGGTACCGGAAAATACATgtgttgtgggcttctttggcagaTCTGGTGGTGCACTTGATGCAATTGGCATTTACCATGGTCCCATCGCAGTTTAG